One Stigmatopora nigra isolate UIUO_SnigA chromosome 1, RoL_Snig_1.1, whole genome shotgun sequence DNA segment encodes these proteins:
- the dhx35 gene encoding putative ATP-dependent RNA helicase DHX35: protein MARPRSTMKFWKPGSDAPTISEERDLNTEIGGSTAIYNPFIALSIEKQRQKLPVFKHRNNILYLLETYQTVIIVGETGCGKTTQIPQYLLEVGWAAEGKVIGVTQPRRVAAISVAGRVAEERGARLGHEVGYTIRFDDCSDPQATRIKFLTDGILIREMMADPLLKKYSVLMLDEAHERTLYTDIAIGLLKKIQKKRPELRLIVASATLDAKKFHEFFNQNESGDPTRDTCGILSVEGRTFPVDIFYTLSPVPDYVKATVETVMKIHDAEDNGDVLAFLTGQEEVEKVVSLLQDQARSLSRQGMRKHLRILPMYSGLPYADQMKVFERVPATVRKVVVATNIAETSITINGIVFVIDCAFVKLRAYNPNTGIESLVVTPISKASASQRAGRAGRNRPGKCFRLYTEEDFEKLPPSTVPEMQRTNLAPVILQLKALGIDNVLRFSFLSPPPAQSMVQALELLFALGGLDNYGRLTEPLGVRMAEFPLSPMFAKMLLESGNFGCSKEIVTIAAMMQIQNIFVVPPNQKKAAARQHRKFAVAEGDHLTMLNVYEAYVKHQKSSKWCQQHFLNYKGLQRALTVREQLRRLMNKFKVVWTSSEGDPDVILRCIVAGFFANAARFHHSGSYRTLRDDRELHIHPNSVLYGEKPPKWVVFNEVLQTSKYFMRDVTAVESSWLVELAPHFYKQAKHDSLGSKRSRII, encoded by the exons ATGGCGCGTCCCCGCTCCACGATGAAATTTTGGAAGCCCG GCTCCGACGCACCCACAATCTCCGAGGAACGTGATCTGAACACGGAGATCGGCGGATCCACCGCCATCTACAATCCATTCATTGCACTTTCCATCGAGAAGCAAAGACAGAAGCTACCCGTTTTCAAG CACAGAAACAACATCCTCTACTTGCTGGAAACCTATCAGACTGTCATCATAGTTGGGGAAACTGGTTGTGGGAAGACCACACAGATCCCTCAG TACCTCCTGGAGGTCGGCTGGGCTGCAGAAGGGAAGGTGATTGGCGTGACACAGCCTCGACGCGTCGCTGCTATCTCA GTGGCCGGTCGTGTTGCAGAAGAGAGAGGTGCCCGCTTAGGACATGAAGTCGGCTACACTATTCGATTTGATGACTGCTCTGACCCTCAAGCTACAAGGATCAAG TTCCTTACAGATGGAATTTTAATAAGGGAAATGATGGCCGATCCTTTGCTCAAAAAATACAG TGTGTTGATGCTGGATGAAGCTCATGAGAGAACCCTGTACACTGATATAGCCATTGGGCTTCTAAAGAAG ATTCAAAAGAAACGTCCGGAACTGCGGCTGATTGTGGCCTCTGCCACTCTGGATGCCAAG AAATTCCACGAGTTCTTCAACCAGAATGAATCCGGAGATCCCACCAGGGACACATGCGGCATCCTAAGTGTTGAGGGACGCACCTTCCCGGTTGATATATTTTACActcttag TCCTGTACCAGACTACGTGAAGGCGACTGTGGAGACTGTGATGAAGATACACGATGCAGAGGATAATGGGGATGTGCTGGCATTCCTTACTGGACAG GAAGAAGTGGAGAAGGTGGTGTCCCTTTTACAAGACCAGGCCAGGTCTTTGTCAAGACAAGGCATGAGGAAACACCTGCGGATTTTGCCAATGTATTCCGGTTTACCTTACGCTGACCAGATGAAGGTTTTTGAGCGGGTGCCAGCCACAGTTCGCAAA GTAGTGGTGGCCACCAACATAGCCGAaacatctatcaccatcaatgggaTCGTTTTCGTCATCGATTGTGCTTTCGTAAAGCTCCGTGCGTATAACCCCAACACTGGCATTGAGTCACTGGTGGTGACACCCATCTCCAAGGCATCGGCAAGCCAGAGGGCAGGGAGGGCCGGCCGTAACCGCCCTGGGAAATGCTTTAGACTTtacacag agGAGGACTTTGAGAAACTGCCCCCCTCTACTGTGCCAGAGATGCAGCGCACTAACTTGGCCCCGGTCATCCTGCAGCTCAAAGCTTTAGGCATCGACAATGTGCTGCGGTTCAGCTTCCTTTCG CCTCCTCCAGCTCAGTCGATGGTTCAGGCTCTAGAGCTTCTTTTCGCTCTCGGAG GTCTGGACAATTATGGACGTTTGACGGAGCCCTTGGGGGTGCGGATGGCGGAGTTCCCACTTAGCCCCATGTTTGCTAAGATGCTTCTCGAGTCTGGCAACTTTGGCTGCTCTAAAGAAATTGTCACCATTGCGGCAATGATGCAGATTCAGAACATCTTTGTTGTGCCCCCCAATCAGAAAAAAGCAGCG GCCCGCCAGCATAGGAAGTTTGCTGTTGCCGAAGGGGATCATCTCACCATGCTGAATGTGTATGAAGCTTACGTAAAG CATCAGAAGAGCTCCAAGTGGTGTCAGCAGCATTTTCTCAATTACAAAGGTCTGCAGCGTGCCCTGACTGTACGGGAGCAGCTGCGGCGTCTCATGAACAAGTTCAAGGTGGTGTGGACGTCCAGTGAAG GTGATCCCGATGTGATCTTAAGGTGCATTGTGGCTGGCTTTTTCGCCAATGCGGCACGCTTTCACCACTCTGGTTCCTATCG GACTTTACGGGACGATCGTGAACTTCACATCCACCCAAATTCTGTCTTGTATGGAGAGAAGCCGCCCAAATG GGTTGTCTTCAATGAAGTGTTGCAGACCAGCAAGTACTTCATGCGAGACGTGACTGCAGTGGAGTCCTCCTGGCTGGTTGAGTTGGCCCCTCACTTTTACAAGCAGGCTAAA CATGATTCTCTTGGGAGCAAGCGATCCCGAATCATATAA
- the rab5if gene encoding GEL complex subunit OPTI has protein sequence MTSSQKRKEESHLMNGGVKQSTWSKAFNSNAVWEEKDEFLDVIYWLRQIIAIILGVIWGVAPLKGFLGIAIFCIINAGVLYVYFSSFQQVDEEEYGGTWELTKEGFMTSFALFLVVWIIFYTALHFD, from the exons atgacgAGCAGCCAAAAGCGGAAAGAAGAAAGTCATCTGATGAATGGGGGTGTAAAACAATCCACATGGAGCAAAGCGTTCAACAGTAATGCAGTTTGGGAGGAGAAG GACGAATTTCTGGATGTGATTTACTGGCTTCGGCAAATCATTGCAATAATCCTCGGAGTCATCTGGGGTGTCGCTCCTCTGAAAGGATTTCTGGGAATAGCCAT ATTCTGCATCATCAACGCTGGTGTCCTATACGTATACTTCAGCAGTTTTCAACAAGTTGATGAAGAGGAGTACGGTGGAACGTGGGAGCTCACCAAAGAAGGCTTCATGACATCTTTTGCTCTCTTTCTG GTGGTGTGGATAATCTTTTACACAGCTCTACACTTTGACTGA